From the genome of Dissulfurirhabdus thermomarina:
ACGAAGGACCTCCCGCCGGGGAATCCCCTCGAACAGGGGCGTGGCCGCCCACAGGCCCGCCACCTCCTCGGCCCACGGGGGTCGGCGGCGGAAGAGGTTGTGCCAGACGGGTGAAGGCGCGGCGGGCGGCGTCATGGGGGCGCTCCTTCCGAGCGCCGCGGCCCGGGAAGACCCGCGGCGCTCACTCTCCTTCTTTTCGGCCGGCCGCCGCCGTTTCTCCACTTCCGGCATCCGCCGCCCGGCCGGACTCCCCGCGGTCACCGCCCCGGGCCACGGGAAGCCCGGCCAGGCGCCACTCCGGGAATCCCTCGGCGAAGCGGCGCGCCGCCACGCCGCCCCGCCGGAGCCGGTCCACCGCCTCGTAGGAGAGGACGCAGTAGGGACCGCGGCAGTAGGCCACCACCTCGCGCCCGGGCGGAAGCCGGTGGAGAAGGCCGTCGATCTCCCGAAGGGGCACGTTGAGGGCCCCGGGGATGTGGCCGGCCTCGAACTCCTCCCGGGGCCGGACGTCGATCAGGGTCACCTCGCCCTCCCGCAGCCGGTGGAGAAGCTCGGCCGCGGACACCGGCTCGAGGCCGTCCAGGGCCGACAAGTACCGGTCCACCAGTTCCTGGACCTCGTCGAGTCGGCGCCGCGCCAGCCGGCGCACGACGTCCACCAGCTCGATGACGGCCTCGTCGGCCACCCGGTAGAAGACCTGGGAGCCCTCCCGCCGGCACGCCGCCAGGCCGGCGCGGCGGAGCACCTGGAGGTGGCGCGAGGTGTTGGCCACGGAGAGGCCGGCCAGCCGCGCCAGGGCCTCCACGGGGCGCTCCCCCTGGGCGAGAAAGTCGAGCAGCTCGAGGCGGCTGGCGTGGCCGAGGGCCTTCCCCACCCGGGCGAACTGCTCGAAGAGGAGACGGCGGACATCGGCGCTTGACATGGAATCTCTGGATGCCATAGAATCTGATTATTCAACAAAAACGTTGAACATCTTGCCGGGAGAGGAGCGCCGGCCCACAAAAAAATGATGGCATCGCAGCAAAAAGTCGCAGGCTGCTGCATTGTTTCGGATGCGCGTCATTGCGGCGTACCCGGCCACACCTCATTCCTCGACATTCTCGCGCCCTGTATGTGGCGATTTTTGCCGAGCCTCCACCCAGAAGACTTTTTACGAGGCCATCAGAAAGGCCGCCGATCGGATGGCTCAGCGAGCATCGCCAAGGACGAGGCGTCGACGGGGTACGCCGCAGCGGCTGCGATGGGAAGCACCGCCGCCAAGCGTCCCGCTTGGTGATTGCCGCGGCGCCATCATACCATGAAGCTCCGCCTCTACCTCAACCACCCCCCGGGCCGCCGCTGACGGGACATCCGGGCCGCGGCCGCGGCCCTCGAGGCACGCTACCCCCTGGAGATCGAGATCGTCCGCCGGCCCGACGTGGACCCGGACCGGCTGCCGGAGCTTCCCGCCTTCCCCGCCGTGGAGATCGACGGCGAGGTGGTCTTCGAACGCCAGGCCGTGACCGAGGCGGCCCTGGAGGCCGCCGTCCGAAAACGCCTGCCGCATCCTTCCAACCCGCCTGGAGGCCGCCCATGATCCATCCCGACGAGGCGAGGTTCTGGACCGCCGTCTTCGCCGTGCTGCTCATCCTCACGGCCGCGGACATGGCCCCCTTCCCGGCCGGCGCCGCGGGGCCGGACCGGCCCGCGACCGCCGCCGGCGCCTACGGCCTTTCCGGAAAGATCGGCGCGGCCCTGGCACAGACCCCCACCGGGACGGGCCCCGGCCGCATCGACCCCCGGGCGCCCCGGGGCTTCGCGGGCATCCCCGGGGCCCCCCGCATCGACTACGCCGCCGCCTTCCTCTGGGCGGTCTGGGTGGGCTGGATCTTCTCCACCGTGGGAGCCTTCGGCGGGATCATGGCCGGGGTCGGCCACCTCACCATATTCGGCCTGGGAGCCTACGCAGCCGCCTTCAAGGGCACCAACCCCACGCTGAACGCCCTCCTCACCGACAGCATCCGGGCCTCGAACCAGGTCCTCGTGGCCGCCGCGGCCCTGATCTCCACCTGGAACTTCCTCCGGATGCGGCGCATCGTGGTCCCCCTGGGCCTCGCCCTGGGCCTCGGCAGCGTGACGGGGGCGGTCCTCATCCCGTGGCTCACCGCGGGGCGCGTGCACCTCCGGGAGTACGTCGGCTACTTCGGCCTGGCCGTCCTGGTGATCGGCGGGTTCCTCTTCTACGGGACCACGGCCCGTGGACGGCGCCGGTCGGCCAAGGCACGGGAGGCCGCCGAGGCCTTCCGCCGGTCCGCCCGGGCGGGGACGGAGGCCGAGGCCGCCTCCGGGGTGCGCCTGGAACGGTTCTCTCCCACCCGGGTGGAGTTCCGGTTCTCGGGGGTCCCCTTCGGCTTCAACCCTCTCCTCGCCGCGGCGGGCGGGCTGGTCATCGCCGGCCTGTCGGCCTTTCTCGGGATCGGGGGCGGTTTTCTCTACGTCCCCTTCATGACCGGGGTGGTGGGGCTCCCCATGTTCATCGTGGCGGGGACCTCGGCCCTGGCGGTGCTGCTCAGCATGGTGGTCAGCCTCTTCACCTACGTGGTGGTGAAGGGGACCTTCCTGAGCTGGAGCCTCGTCGGGGCGGAGACCGCAGGCGTCATCGCCGGGGCCATGATCGGGCCGCGGACGCAGAAATACATCCCCGACCTCTGGCTGAAGCGGATCTTCGTGGTGCTCGCCCTCTACGTGGGACTCCGGTACTTCAGCAAGGGCTTCTTCGGGCAGAGCTGGCTGCCGCCCTACTGAGCCGGCCTCAGGCCGCCGCCACCTCCACCGGCTCGCCGATCCAGGTACCGTGGAGGTTGCAGTGCTCCACCGCTTCGAGCCGGGCAGGGCGATCGATCCGGATCCGGAAGCGGGCCTCGGGGGCGGCCACGCCGCCCACCGGGTAGGTCACCCGTCCCACCTCGGCCCCGTCCACCCGGAGGGCGATCCAGGTGATCCAGTGCTTGGCGGCCGAGGGATGGGTCACCCGGTATCCCACCCGCACCTTCACGTCGAACCAGTCCCCCGCCTTGACACGGGCGGGGGCCTCAATGCCCGGGACGTGCTTCTGTTCGAGGACCGACGGACTGTGGGGGTCCGAGAGACGGCGGAGGCCTTCCACGGCCTCCGGCGGCGCCCCCGCACCGGCCCGCCCGGCACCGGCGGCCGCCAAGACGGCCGCGGCGGTTCCCACGAGAAATTCCCTGCGCTTCATGATCGGACCCGTCCTTTCCGCGGCCCCCTTCGCGGGGCACCGCGATCCCGGCCGGGGGTTCAACGCCCCGGCGCCGGGTTGGTCAATTCCCTGCCCTTCTCCCGCAAGACCTCGCCCCCCTTCTCGAGGATCGCGCCGCCGGTCTGCTTGAGCCGTTTCTCCAGCGGCTGGCGGGCGAAGGGATTGCGGAAGAGGGGCTCGTCCCGGCCGAGGTTGACCCCCATCCAGAGACCGAACAAAAGGCCGACGACCAGGCCGGCCAGGAAGATCTTGAGCCGCTTCATGCCGTTGCCTCCGGCAGCCCGGGTCCTACCGGACCTCGATCTTCACGCCGCAGACGTCCCCGTCCGGCGAGGGGGTGAAGCCCACCTCGAACATCCGGGGCGTTCCGCACATCTTGACCAGCCAGACCTCGCGCCAGGCGTCCCCCTCGGACGCCGGGCCGACGGGTTTCGCCTGTACTGGCGTCACCTCCGCGCACCCCCCCGCCCGGCGGAGGAGCGCCACCACCCGGTACCGGAGGAAAAGGTTCGCCCGGCTCCCGGGAAAGCGGAGAAGCGCCACCTCTGCCGCGTCGTCGCCGCCCTCCCCTGCGATGGCCGGGACGGTCGGCGCGGCGACGCCCCCCGCCGCCGGCGGGGTCGGGTCGGCCGCCTCGGCGGGCGACGAAGCCGGCGCCGCCTCCTTCGGGGCCGCCGCGGATGGGGCCGGGCGCACGTCCCGGGCCCCGGCCTCGCGCAGGAGTCGCGCGATGTCGTGGTAGCCCTCCCGCTCGGCGATCATGAGGGCCGACCAACCGGACCGGTACCGGGCGTTGGGATCGGCCCCCTCGGAAAGCAGCCGGGCCACCGTGGGGGTGTCCCCCGTCTCCACGGCGGCGAGGAGCTGGCGGCGGGGGGTCTGGGCGGCGCAGGCGGCGAGGAGCAGGAAGACCCCCAGGGCCGCGGCGAAGCCGATACGATGCACCATCTGTGAGACCTCCGCTTCGGGCCGGGCGGCGGAAACACCGCGCGGGCCCGGTGTTGGCCCCATGATGCCCCGGATGGAACGCAATGGCAAGGTCCGCCGGAGCTGGCCCGGGAACCGGGGACAGAAAATGGCCGGTAAAGCGGCCTTTCCGCTTGCCAGTGCGGGAGATTCCGCATAATAATGGCTCCAGCGTATCAGCTCCCGCACACCCGTCCCATGCTGAATCCCACCGGCCACCACCTCCGCCGCTTCGTCCTCTTCATGCTGGCGGGCGCCCTGGCCGTACTCGCCGCCGCCTGGGTCACCAGCCTGGTCCGTCTCCAGCGGGCCCACCTGCTGGCATCCGCCCGGCGGGCCCTGGGGAACGTGGTGGAATTCTGGCCCCACGAGTACCGGGACCAGGCCCGGCTCCTCGAGGCCTACCTGGGCGAGATCCAAAGCGACCCGGCCCTGGCCGCGGCCTTCCGCTCCGGCGACCGGGCCCGCCTCCTCGCCGCCGCCCGCCCCCGCTTCCGGCAGATGCGGCGCCGTTCCGGGGTCACCCACTTCTACTTCATCCGCCCGGACGGGACCTGCTTCCTCCGGGTCCACAAGCCCGACCGGAACGGGGACCGGATCGACCGCTTCACCCTCCGCCAGGCCATGGAGACCGGCGCCGTGGCCGCCGGGGTGGAACTCGGCCCCCTGGGCACCCTGACCCTCCGGGTGGTGGCCCCCTGGCGCACGGGCACGCGTCTCATCGGCTTCGTGGAGCTCGGGACGGAGGCCCAGTACCTCGCCGAGGCCCTCCACCGGGCCCTGGGCGTGGACCTCATCTTCACCGTGGACAAGTCGCTGCTCCGGAAGGCGGACTGGGCGGCCGGCATGCGCATGCTGGGCCACCCGGCGGACTGGGACCGTTTCCGGGAGGCGGCGATGGTGGGCGGGACCCTGGCCGCCCTCCCGGCCGCGCTCCCGGACATCGAGTCCCTCCCGTTTCTGGACGGGCAGGCGGAACCCGCCATAGTGGAGGCCGGCGGCCGCACCGTGGCCGCGGGCCTCCTCCCCCTCCAGGACGCCCGCCACCGGGAGATCGGGACCCTCTTGGTCCTCAAGGACGTCTCCTTCGAGGTGGCCCAGATCCGCCGCCACCTCGTGGTCTTCGGCGCCATCACCGCCGGGGTGGGGACGCTGCTCCTCGCCGTGTTCTTCGTCCTCGGCGGCCGGATCGAGCAGCGCCTGCGGAACGCCTGGCTCGCCCTCCAGGAGGAAAACGAGGCCCGCCGCCGGGCCGAGGCGGAGCTCCGCCGCCACCGGGACCGCCTGGAGGAGATGGTCGCCCGGCGGACCCGGGACCTCGAGGCGGCCAACGGGCAGCTGCGGCGGGCGGAGGCCGACGCCCGAGACGCCCACGCCGAGCTGGCGCAGGTCTTCGAGGCCACCGGGAACGGGATCCGGGTGATCGGCCGGGACTGCCGCGTCGTCCGGGTGAACCGGGCCTTTCTCCGGATCGCCGGGGGGGCGGCCGGGGACTGGGTGGGCCGCCCCTGCCGGGAGCACCTCCCGTGCCCGGACTGCGGCGCGCGGCGCTGCTGCCTCCAGGAGGGACCGGCGGCGGTGCGGACCGGGGACTTCGAGATGGAGGTCCCCCGGGCGGGGGGTGAGCGCGCCTACTGCGTGGTGGCCACCACCCCCCTCCACGACGCCGAGGGGCGGCTTGTGGGCGTGGTCCAGTCCTTCCACGACATCACCCACCGCCGCCGGGCCGAGGAGGAGATCCGGCGGGCCAAGGAGGAATGGGACCGGACCTTCGACGCCATCGGGGACGTGGTGACCCTGCACGACCCCGAGATGCGCCTCCTCCGCGTCAACCGCGCGGCCTGCGACCTCTTCGGCGCCACCCCGGAGGACCTCGTCGGCCGCCACTGTCACGAGATCTTCCGGGGCGCCCCCGAACCCTGCCCGGGCTGCCCCGTGGCGGCGGCCCTGGCAAACCACTCGCCCCACGCCGTGGAGATCACCCACCCCAACCTCGGCAAGGTCTTCCTCGTCACGGCCTCCCCGGTCATGGACCCGGAGGGCCGGCTCTCCCAGGTGGTGCACATCGCCCGGGACGTGACCCGGATCAAGAAGATGGAGGCCGAACTCCGCCAGGCCCAGAAGATGGAGGCGGTGGGCATCCTCTCCGGGGGCGTGGCCCACGACTTCAACAACATCCTCACCGGGATCGGGGGCTACACCGACCTCTGCCTCGCCGCCCAGGCCGCGGACTCGCCCCTGCGCCACCACCTGGAACAGATCCTCGCCCTGGTCCGGCGGGGGGCGGACCTCACCCGCCAGCTCCTGGCCTTCAGCCGGAAGCAGCCCCTGGACCGCCGCCCCCTCGACCTCAACCGGGTCGTCTCGGACGTGGCCCGGATGCTCGCCCGCGTCCTCGGGGACGACGTCCGCCTGGAGGTGACGACGGCCCCCGGCCTTTCCCCCGTGATGGGGGACCGGGCCCAGCTGGAGCAGGTCCTGGTGAACATGGCGGTGAACGCCCGGGACGCCATGCCCGAGGGCGGCACCCTCACCATCGCCACCGGCGCCCGCCGGATCGCGCCCGGGGACGACGTCCCCCGGAAACTCCCCCCGGGCGACTACGTGGAGCTCGTGGTCCGGGACACCGGCGTCGGCATGGACGAGGCGGTGCTGGAGCAGATCTTCGAACCCTTCTTCACCACGAAGGACGTGGGCAAGGGAACGGGCCTCGGCCTGGCCACGGCTTACGGGATCGTCGAACAGCACGGGGGCACCATCACGGTGGAGAGCGCCCCCGGCCGGGGGACCACCTTCCGCGTCTACCTCCCGGCCGGGGGGGACGTCCCCGGCGCCGAGGAGGCGGCGGCCGGGCCCGGCGCGGAGCCCCCCCGGGGGTCGGGCACCATCCTCCTCGTGGAGGACGAGCCGGCGATCCGGCAGATGTTCGTCTCGGCCCTCCAGGGCTTCGGCTACACCGTGCTCCCGGCGGCCGACCCGGACGAGGCGGAGGACCTCCTCCGGCGGCACCGCGATGCGGTGGACCTCCTCGTGACGGACATCAAGATGCCGGGGCGGAACGGGATCGAACTTCACCGGGCCCTCGGCCGGGAGCGGCCCGGGCTCAAGGTGATCTTCATGTCGGGCTACGCCGACGCCGCGCTCCTCGACGAGGCCTTTCCGGCGGACGCCCGCCCGCCCTTCCTCCCCAAGCCCTTCCCGCCCTCGGAGCTGGCCCGGGTCATCCGGGAGGTCCTCGCCGGCGGCTAGGCGGCCGCCTTCAGGGCAGGGTCTCCACCGACGCGAAGGCGGGCTCGTGGAGCGGCACGAGGATGTCCGCCATGTCCCTCACCCGCCGGACGATGTCGTAGGCCTCGTAGACGTTGACGTGGGTCCCCGGCGGGATCACCTCCATCTCCATGGCCGTCACGCGCTTGGGCGGGAAGAAGTTTTCGCGGATCACGCAGAAGCCGGTGATGGCCGCCGTTCCGGAGGGGGTCTCCACGAAGACGGTCATCCCGCCCTCCGTGTGGGCCGGCGTGTGGACCATCCGGATGCCCGGGAGCACCTCCGTGTCCTCGGCCAGCGGCCGGATCTGCCCGTTGGCCTCCACGTCGAGGATGTAGTCCTCGAGGTAGCGGAAGTCCAGGGGGTGCGGGTCGTGGGCCCGGGCCAGCTCCCGCTCGTGGACGTAGAAGACGGCGTTTTCGCACTTGAAGTCGTTTTCGCAGTGGTCGTTGTGGAGGTGGGTGTGGATGACCACGTCGATGTCCCCGGGCGCCAGGCCGAACCGGGCCAGCCCCTCCTCGAAGGTGTGGATCCTGCCCCCGATGGCCCGCTCGCGGTCCTCGGAGACGATGGGGCTCAGTTCCCCCGTGTCCACCAGGATCCGCCGGTCGCCGCCCTCGAGGTACCAGGCGTAGATGGGGATGGTGTAGGGGGTGCCGTAGTCGTGCTGGTAGGTCATCATGCCCTTGTCGAAGATCTTCGTACCCAGGACGATGGGATGGATGCGGTAGGTGGCCATGGGAATGACGCTCCCCCGTGTTCGAGCCGGAAGGATCCCGCGGGCGCCGGGCGCGCCGGCGACGCGCCCGGTCCCCTAGCCTTGGCCAAGCCGAAAGAGCGCCAGGTAGGTCCAGGGACCGGCGTCCGTCACGGCCCGGCGGCGGAACCCGTGGACCGCCGCCCGGGAGGCAACCTCGTCCGGACCGAGCCGGAGCGCAAGGGGAGGCCCCGGGGGGCCCTCCACCGTGCGGAACTCCACCACGGCCAGCCGCCCCCCGGGCCGGAGGACCCGGGCCGCTTCGGCCAGGGCCGCGCGGCCCCGGCCGTCGGCGGCGAGATCGTGCAGGACCGTGGCCATCAAGACGGCGTCCACGCCGGCGTCGACAAGCGGCAGGCGGCCCGCGTCGGCCACGTGGGCCGTCACGTTTCGAAGCCCCGCCGCCTCGGCCCGGCGGGAGAGCTCCGCCACCCCGTCGGCCCAGAGATCCACGGCCACCACCGCGGCCTCCGGGTGCCGACGGGCGGCCGCGAGGGCGTAGTTACCCACCCCGCAGCCGAGATCGAGCAGGGTCTCCCCGGGACGAAGCGCGAGGGCGGCGAAGACCGCCTCCGTGTCCACCAGGTCGAAGCTGCTCTTCCCGGCGGCGGTGGGCAGGGTGCCGTGCGAGTGCGGCATGGGGACCTCCTGGCGCCGCGGCCGCCCGCCCGGGGCGACCGCCTGGCGGCTCCAGTCTAGCGCCCCCGGCGACGCACCGCAAAGGCCGCGGGATCGGCTCGCCCCCAAGATGCGGCGGTGCGGGAAGTCTCAGGGACCGGCGCCCCCGGCGCAGCGGAAGCGGAGGGCCGAGCGGATGCCGATCCGGTCCGGGAAGGGCCGACCCGGGCGGCACCGGGCCGCAAAGCGCAGGTTGACCGCCGCCAGGGCCGTGTTCAGGCGGCGAAGCGAGATCACCGCGTCCCCGGCGAGGTCCGTCACCCCGCGAAAGTTCCGCGGGCAGAAGGCCACGGCGGGCGCGGCGCCCGCCTCGCTCGGGGCGTCGTCGAGGAGGAGGGGCAGACCCTGGGTCCGGCAGATGACGGGCCGCGCCTCGTAGAGGGCGCAAGCGCCGTCCACCAGGAGCGGGCAGCCGCCCGGGCCGGCGGCCGCCACGGCCTCGCGGGCCGGCCCCGGGGGCATGCGGGCGAAGGCATCGGCCAGGGCCGCCGCCTCCACCGGGAAGACGGACAGCTCCGTGCAACAGTCGTGGCAGCCCCGGCGGCAGGCGATGAACCGGCCGTAGCGCTCCCGGATGCGGCGACAGAGGGCGTCGACGCGCCCGCGGAGGGCGAGGTAGTCGGCGAGCAGCGGCCGGTGCCCGGGGGCCGTCACGGGCGGGGCCGCCCCCTAGGCCTCGAAGGGGTTTCTGAGCAGCAGGGTCTGGTCCCGGCCGGGGCCCACGGAGACCAGGGCCACCGGCACGCCGGCGATCTCCTCCATGGCGCGGAGGTAGTCCCGGGCGGCGGGGGGGAGGTCGTCCAGGCCGGCCACCCCCGAAAGGTCCTCGCGCCAGCCGGAAAGCTCCTCGTACACCGGGCTCAGCCGCTCCACCTGGCGGATGTTGGCGGGCATGGAGGTGACGGGACGCCCGTCCACCTCGTAGCGCCGGCAGAGCTTGAGTGGATCGAGCCCGCTCAGGACGTCGAGCTTGGTGACGGCCAAGCCGTCGAGGCCGTTGAGCCGTACGGCGTCCTGGAGGACCACGCCGTCGAGCCAACCGCAGCGGCGCCGCCGCCCCGTGGTGGCCCCGAACTCCGCCCCGCGCTCCTGCAGGTGATCCCCCACCGCGTCCTCGAGCTCCGTGGGGAAGGGGCCGCCGCCCACCCGGGTGGTGTAGGCCTTGCAGATGCCCAGCACGTAGTCCACCCGGCTCGGCCCGATGCCGGCCCCGGCGCAGGCCCCGCCCGCCACGGTGTTGGAACTGGTGACGTAGGGGTACGTCCCGTGGTCGACGTCGAGCTGGGTGCCCTGCGCCCCCTCGAAGAGGACGTGGCGCCCCGCCCGGCGGGCCTCGTCGATGAGGACCGAGACGTTGGCCGCGAAGGGGGCGAGCCGCTCCGCGTAGGCCATGTACTCGTCGTAGATGGCCCCGGCGTCCAGGGGTTCGGCTCCGTAGCGCCGGGTGAGGAGGAAGTTCTTCTCGCGCACGTTCTCCTCGAGCTTCTCCCGGAAGAGGTCCGGGTCGAGGAGATCCGCCACCTTGATGCCGGTCCGGACGATCTTGTCCTCGTAGCAGGGGCCGATGCCCCGGCCCGTGGTGCCGATCTTCCGGCCGCCGGACTTGGCCGCCTCCCGGGCGTGGTCGAGGGCCCGGTGGTAGGGCAGGATGAGGTGGGTGTTCTCGCTGACGCGGAGCCGATCGGGGGTCACGGGGCGGTCCCGGGCGGCCAGCTCGTCGAGTTCCCCGATGAGCACCGCCGGGTCGAGGACCACGCCGTTGCCGACGAGGCACAGCTTGTCGGGGTAGAGGATCCCCGAGGGGATGAGGTGGAAGATGAACTTCTCCCCGCCCACGAGCAGGGTGTGGCCCGCGTTGTTGCCCCCCTGGAAGCGCACGATGACGTCCGCGTGGCGGGTGAGCAGGTCCACCACCTTTCCCTTCCCCTCGTCCCCCCACTGGGTCCCGACGACGACGACTGTGGCCATGGCGCGCCTCCCCTTTACTTTTGGCGCCCGGCAGGATACTTAACCAGGAGGCGAAAGTCAAACGATCCCCGCAGCCAGACACCCCGAAGACGCCCATTCCATGGACAAAAACGACCACCGCGACGCCGTCCGCCGGGAGGCGTTCGCGGCGCCGGTCTTCCTCATCGACGGAAGCTCCTACCTCTACCGGGCCTACTTCGCCATCCGCCAGGATCTCACCACCCGGTCCGGTTTCCCCACCAAGGCCGTCCTCGGGGTGACCAACATGCTCTGGAAGGTCCTCCGAGAGAAGGACCCGGCCTACGTGGCCGTGGCCTGGGACGCCAAGGGCCCCACCTTCCGCCACGGGATCTACCCCGACTACAAGGTCAACCGCCCCGCCATGCCCGACGACCTCCAGCTCCAGGTCCCCCGGGTCCGCGAGGTGGTGGAGGCCCTGGGGCTCCCCCAGCTCGAGGTCCCGGGCTACGAGGCCGACGACATCATCGCCACCCTGGTGGAGCGGCTCCGGGACCACCCCGTGCTCGTCGTCTCGGGGGACAAGGACCTCCAGCAGCTCCTCGGCCCCCGGGTCACCCTCTGGGACCCGATGAAGGACGAGGTCCTGGACCTCGAGGCCCTTCGCCGCCGGACCGGCCTCGACCCGGAACGCCTCCGGGACGTCATGGCCCTTTCCGGCGACACCAGCGACAACATCCCCGGCGTCCCCGGGGTGGGCCCGAAGACCGCCCTCCGCCTGATCCGGGAATTCGGCTCCCTGGACCGCCTGCTGGAGAGGGTGGACGAGATCCCGCAGAAGGGCCTGCGCGAGAAGATCCGGGCCGCCGCCGGCGACCTCCCCCTCTGGCGGCGGCTCGTGACCCTGGCCACCGACGTCCCCGTCCCCGGCGAGGTCGAGGCCTACCGGCGCCGGCCGCCCGACACGGAGCGGCTCCGCGCCCTCTTCCAGGAGCTGGGCTTCACCCGGCTCCTGCGCGAGATGGTCCCCGACCAGCGGATCGACGAGGCGGCCTACGAGGTGGTGCGGGACGAGGCGGCCCTCCGCGACTGGGCCGAGCGGGCCCGGCGGGCCGAGCTCCTCACCCTGGACACCGAGACCACCAGCGAGATCCCCATGCAGGCCCGGCTGGTGGGCATCTCCCTCTGCATCACCCCGCCGGCGGCGGCCTACATCCCCGTGGCCCACGACGGGGCCGGCCCCCAGCTCTCCCTGGAACGGGTGATCGAGGCCCTCGGCCCGGTCCTCGCCGACCCCGATGTCCCCAAGCTCGGGCAGAACATCAAGTACGACCGGATCGTCCTGGCCCGCCACGGCGTGGAGCTGCGGGGCATCGCCGGCGACACCATGGTGGCCTCGTACCTCCTGGACCCCTCGCGCCGGCGCCACAACCTGAACGACCTCGCCCAGGAGTTCCTCGGCCACACCATGACCACCTTCAAGGAGGTCACCGCCGGGCAGACGGGACGCCCCGACTTCCGGAAGGTCCCCGTGGAGAAGGCCGCGGCCTATGCCTGCGAAGACGCCCATGCCACGGCCCTCGTCCACGAGCGCCTGGTCCCCCGGCTCAAAGAACACGGCCTCTGGGAACTCTACCGGGAGATCGAGGTCCCCCTCATCGAGGTCCTGGCCCGGATGGAGATGGCCGGAATCCTCGTGGACGCGGAGGGGCTCGACCGGCTGGCCGACGAGTTCGCCGAGCGCCTCGCGGCCCTGGAGCAGGACATCCACCGGGCCGCCGGGACCCCCTTCAACGTGAACTCGCCCCGCCAGCTCTCCGAGATCCTCTTCGACCGCCTGAAGCTCCCGAAGGGGAAGAAGACCCGGAAGCGGACCGCAGCCTCCACCGACGTGGAGGTGCTCACGGAACTGGCCGAGCGCCACGAGCTCCCCGCCCTGGTCCTCGCCTACCGGAACCTGGCCAAGCTCCGCTCCACCTACGTGGAGGGCCTCCGGCGCATGATCCACCCGGAGACCGGCCGGGTTCACACCTCCTTCAACCAGACCGTGACCGCCACCGGGCGCCTGTCCTCCAGCGAGCCGAACCTCCAGAACATCCCCGTGCGCACCGAGGAAGGCCGGCGCATCCGGGCCCTCTTCCGGGCCGCCCCCGGCCACGTGCTCCTCTCCGCCGACTACTCCCAGATCGACCTCCGGGTCCTGGCCCACTACTCCGGCGACGCGGCCCTGCTCGCCGCCTTCCGCGCCGGGGCCGACATCCACCGGCGGACCGCCGCCGAGATCTTCGACGTCCACCCCGACCTCGTGACCCCGGAGATGCGCCGGGTGGCCAAGACCGTGAACTTCGGTATCATCTATGGGATGAGCGCCTACGGGCTCGCCAAGGAACTCCGGGTCCCGCAGAAGGAGGCCCAGGGCTTCATCGACCGCTACTTCGCCCGCTACCCGGGGGTCCGGCGCTACATGGAAGA
Proteins encoded in this window:
- a CDS encoding class I SAM-dependent methyltransferase, yielding MPHSHGTLPTAAGKSSFDLVDTEAVFAALALRPGETLLDLGCGVGNYALAAARRHPEAAVVAVDLWADGVAELSRRAEAAGLRNVTAHVADAGRLPLVDAGVDAVLMATVLHDLAADGRGRAALAEAARVLRPGGRLAVVEFRTVEGPPGPPLALRLGPDEVASRAAVHGFRRRAVTDAGPWTYLALFRLGQG
- a CDS encoding YkgJ family cysteine cluster protein, with product MTAPGHRPLLADYLALRGRVDALCRRIRERYGRFIACRRGCHDCCTELSVFPVEAAALADAFARMPPGPAREAVAAAGPGGCPLLVDGACALYEARPVICRTQGLPLLLDDAPSEAGAAPAVAFCPRNFRGVTDLAGDAVISLRRLNTALAAVNLRFAARCRPGRPFPDRIGIRSALRFRCAGGAGP
- a CDS encoding adenylosuccinate synthase, translating into MATVVVVGTQWGDEGKGKVVDLLTRHADVIVRFQGGNNAGHTLLVGGEKFIFHLIPSGILYPDKLCLVGNGVVLDPAVLIGELDELAARDRPVTPDRLRVSENTHLILPYHRALDHAREAAKSGGRKIGTTGRGIGPCYEDKIVRTGIKVADLLDPDLFREKLEENVREKNFLLTRRYGAEPLDAGAIYDEYMAYAERLAPFAANVSVLIDEARRAGRHVLFEGAQGTQLDVDHGTYPYVTSSNTVAGGACAGAGIGPSRVDYVLGICKAYTTRVGGGPFPTELEDAVGDHLQERGAEFGATTGRRRRCGWLDGVVLQDAVRLNGLDGLAVTKLDVLSGLDPLKLCRRYEVDGRPVTSMPANIRQVERLSPVYEELSGWREDLSGVAGLDDLPPAARDYLRAMEEIAGVPVALVSVGPGRDQTLLLRNPFEA
- the polA gene encoding DNA polymerase I, which codes for MDKNDHRDAVRREAFAAPVFLIDGSSYLYRAYFAIRQDLTTRSGFPTKAVLGVTNMLWKVLREKDPAYVAVAWDAKGPTFRHGIYPDYKVNRPAMPDDLQLQVPRVREVVEALGLPQLEVPGYEADDIIATLVERLRDHPVLVVSGDKDLQQLLGPRVTLWDPMKDEVLDLEALRRRTGLDPERLRDVMALSGDTSDNIPGVPGVGPKTALRLIREFGSLDRLLERVDEIPQKGLREKIRAAAGDLPLWRRLVTLATDVPVPGEVEAYRRRPPDTERLRALFQELGFTRLLREMVPDQRIDEAAYEVVRDEAALRDWAERARRAELLTLDTETTSEIPMQARLVGISLCITPPAAAYIPVAHDGAGPQLSLERVIEALGPVLADPDVPKLGQNIKYDRIVLARHGVELRGIAGDTMVASYLLDPSRRRHNLNDLAQEFLGHTMTTFKEVTAGQTGRPDFRKVPVEKAAAYACEDAHATALVHERLVPRLKEHGLWELYREIEVPLIEVLARMEMAGILVDAEGLDRLADEFAERLAALEQDIHRAAGTPFNVNSPRQLSEILFDRLKLPKGKKTRKRTAASTDVEVLTELAERHELPALVLAYRNLAKLRSTYVEGLRRMIHPETGRVHTSFNQTVTATGRLSSSEPNLQNIPVRTEEGRRIRALFRAAPGHVLLSADYSQIDLRVLAHYSGDAALLAAFRAGADIHRRTAAEIFDVHPDLVTPEMRRVAKTVNFGIIYGMSAYGLAKELRVPQKEAQGFIDRYFARYPGVRRYMEETVAAAREKGYVTTLLGRRRYIPDIGARVRSVREFAERTAINAPIQGTAADIIKLAMLRVDEALRASASRAAMLLQVHDELVLEVPAAEAAAVARVVKERMESVMELAVPLVVGIGTGPDWAAIEKNG